The following coding sequences lie in one Benincasa hispida cultivar B227 chromosome 6, ASM972705v1, whole genome shotgun sequence genomic window:
- the LOC120079371 gene encoding GDSL esterase/lipase At5g33370-like → MENNPSPTFPLFPSLGLILFLLGSLVCQAQARAFFVFGDSLVDNGNNNYLLTTARADNYPYGIDYPTRRATGRFSNGLNIPDLISEAIGSPSTLPYLSPELRGENLLVGANFASAGIGILNDTGIQFLNIIRIRQQLEYFRQYQARVSALIGEEETVRLVNEALVLITLGGNDFVNNYYLVPVSARSRQFALPDYVVYIISEYRKILASLYEFGARRVLVTGTGPIGCVPAELAMRGRNGECSVELQRAAAQFNPQLVQIINSLNQEIGANVFIAVNTQMMHMDFVTNPQAYGFITSKVACCGQGPFNGIGLCTPASNLCPNRDVYAFWDPFHPSERANRLIVQQILTGTQEYMHPMNLSTILAMDSRT, encoded by the exons ATGGAGAATAATCCTTCTCCTACATTTCCCTTATTCCCATCTTTAGGTCTCATTTTGTTCCTTCTTGGTAGCTTGGTTTGTCAAGCACAAGCTAGAGCTTTCTTCGTGTTCGGAGACTCACTCGTTGACAATGGAAACAACAACTACTTGCTCACCACCGCCCGAGCCGATAACTACCCATACGGTATTGATTACCCGACTCGTCGGGCAACCGGACGATTCTCCAATGGCCTCAACATACCTGATCTAATCA GTGAGGCAATTGGGTCTCCATCTACATTGCCTTATTTGAGCCCTGAACTTAGAGGAGAGAACCTCTTGGTTGGTGCTAACTTTGCCTCTGCTGGAATTGGGATTCTCAATGACACTGGAATTCAGTTT TTGAACATAATAAGAATCAGACAGCAATTGGAGTATTTCAGGCAATACCAAGCAAGAGTGAGTGCACTAATTGGAGAAGAAGAAACAGTGAGACTAGTGAATGAAGCATTGGTTCTTATAACATTGGGAGGAAATGACTTTGTAAACAACTATTATTTGGTCCCAGTCTCAGCTCGTTCTCGCCAATTCGCTCTTCCCGATTATGTCGTCTATATCATCTCTGAGTATCGCAAAATTCTAGCG AGCTTATACGAGTTTGGAGCGAGACGGGTGCTGGTGACAGGAACCGGGCCAATAGGGTGTGTGCCCGCGGAGTTGGCCATGAGGGGTAGAAATGGCGAGTGCTCGGTGGAGCTGCAACGAGCTGCCGCCCAGTTCAATCCACAACTCGTCCAAATAATCAATTCTCTCAATCAGGAAATTGGTGCTAATGTCTTCATTGCTGTTAATACTCAAATGATGCATATGGATTTCGTCACAAATCCTCAAGCCTATg GGTTTATAACTTCAAAGGTGGCATGCTGTGGGCAAGGGCCATTCAATGGTATAGGATTATGCACACCAGCCTCCAACTTATGCCCTAACAGAGATGTATATGCATTTTGGGATCCATTTCATCCATCAGAGAGGGCCAATAGATTGATTGTGCAACAAATCCTCACAGGCACTCAAGAGTATATGCACCCAATGAACCTCAGCACCATTTTGGCTATGGATTCTAGGACCTAA